TCTGGAAAAAATGGTTACTTGTCTAAAATGTTTGCCGTTACAGTTATGATGTGGATACTTGcataaacagaaaatcttttgtgtttttcctcatactttttttttctccttaattctATGTAGCTGATCCTACATTGCACTGCAATGAGACCAGATGGACTCAAAAATGGCAGTCGTCTCGTCCCTTGAGAAGGGCAAGTCTTTCTCTAGGTTCTGGCTTCTGGCATGCAACAGGTCGACATTCAAGCAGACGTTTGTTGAGAGCTATCCCTCGCCAAGTTGCTCAGACTTTGCAGGCAGATGTCCTCTGGCAGATGGGTTACACAGGTATGCTGTTGTTTGTTGGCTTAAGGAAAAATTACTTAGCTTACATGTATTAATCTCATTGGATGCTAGTTCCATAAAGATTGAGCAATACTTTGTTTTGAGGTGCACTGTTACAgagctttgtgtgtgtgcatactgTTCTTAAGAGGAAGTAGTTCTGTTTAGAATCTTTGGTTGAATTTCTGAAATGGAGCAGGAAGTTTGCTTTAGAGCCACAAGTTAGTGAGTTTGCGAAGTGTACAGTACATTGAACATAATTTCATTCACTTGACTGAATATGTTAGTTATGAAGCTGAATCAGAAAAATCAATCCTTTATTGTCATAGGTGCTGGTGTAAGAGTAGCAGTGTTTGACACTGGACTGAGTGAGAAACAtcctcatttcaaaaatgtaaaGGAGAGAACAAACTGGACTAACGAGAGAACCTTGGATGATGGTGAGTTACTGTGTGCTGTTGGTGAGAGAGAGAGTTCCTGACAGTGTGCTGTTTTGTACTTTAAAACTACTGTTGCTGATGGGGTGGCAACACATCTGCTAATATTTATTGAAGGTGTGTATCTTGAGATTTTAAGCTTAATTTTGCAGTATCAGGAAAGTTTTGTACTCTTTATCAAGTTCAGCAAATAATATAAGGACTCCAGGAGGATGTTGCTTGTGTCTCCCTTGAATCATAGGTAGTATCTCATTGTAGCTTTTGAAGAATGTcagcaaaaaaatgcattttgctgttTCACAATGCGTATGTGTTTCCATACTTAGGAGGGGAGTATTTTCCTTATTGACTGTGCAGCCCTAAGCTATTTTGAGTATTGGGAGCTTGCTGTAATGTTTTTTCTAACTCATATAGTTCTCATCAACAAATGCTGTGCTGGCTCATGCCAGCCAAGATTCAGAAAAACgatttattttctacagcatgtttgtgtttgtttttcatgtgcCAACTGTAACTTGACAGTATGCTTTCGCAGATGTTAATTTCATATGGTCTTGGTCAGTGAGTAAGCTGGCAATTTAATGCATTTAGAGTTTGATGTATATGCATATCTTGCTCGGCCTTTAGTGCATCTCCATAGTTACATCACACATGGTGTTTCTTTGCATTGTGGTTATGATTACAttcttttgtttgcattttctaGTAGTACTGTGCCCAGATTGTTACTGGGCAGGCAGATTTTGAGCGTGTAACTATAGTGCAGGCCGTCCCAAAAAGCAAAAGGCACGTTATTTTTTGAGGAGAGTGAAAAATACGCTTTCTTGTCTAATTTTTCATCCTTAACAAAATGTGACTGTTGCAGAGtccagataaaaaaaatcttctaagAAGTTTACATAAACCTGTATTGGCCTTGTATCTTACATTTGCCAAAATAATCTTGTTCTCTCATTATTGCCTTGTGTGAGTCTTGATGTCATAGGCAGCAATTAGGTGAGAGTGTATCACTCTGGGTTTCATCAGCTGGTAGTCTAGCTAGAGAATGCTGGTACTACTGAGTTTAGAGAGGCCAGAACTAAAATTTGTTTCAAAAAGGTGGGGAACCAAGTGTTTATAGTTTGTTCTAAAGTCTGTTGGATTGATGTGATTTTATTATAGGTGTTGATTAACAatgaaaatgagtaaaaatgaaattgtttggCTTCTAACATCTCATTTTGTTACCTCCTGTCTGTGATAGGTTTAGGCCATGGAACTTTTGTAGCAGGTGTGATAGCCAGCATGAGAGAATGCCAGGGGTTCGCTCCAAATGCAGAACTGCACATTTTTAGGGTGTTCACCAATAACCAGGTAGCTGTCTTAAAGGTGTTTTGATGTATGTCTTTCTAGATAAATACTGTTCAAATCCTTTTCTTGGGGAATGCTGCGAGTGCTTGtaaatgttgtattttcttttatatgtgTGATAcatatactgttttttttctatctaaaaGTTTACTACCAGATTTCTTAGAGTTTCCAAATCTGTTATATTCTTCAGAAATTGTGTGTCGAAGCCTCATCTGTATAGTGTTAAAACAGTCTCATAAATATACTGAGCACTATACATACTAGTAGACTAGTGTTagttttgtgctttgtttttgtgttgtttcacCTCTCTCCCTCTGAAGCCTGTACTGTCATGGAATTGCTGGATTTTCCAATGGTagtttttactttcttcttttttatctaGGTTTCATATACGTCTTGGTTTCTGGATGCCTTTAATTATGCAATTCTAAAGAAGATAGATGTGTTGAATCTAAGTATTGGTGGACCAGACTTCATGGATCATCCATTTGTTGACAAGGTTGGTGTGAGGAAGGAAAAGCTCCCATGGCCATGTTGTTTGTATTCCTGGACTTGCAGAGCTGCTTGTTTACCACTGCTCCTGGCAAGTTCTGGTTCTGCAGTCAGTCCTGAGGAGGTCCATGTGCATGAGAGAAATTCTGTACAGGTGTATAGGCTTTTAGGTATATCTTTAGGGAATGggtgaaaaagaaaccaacacaAACTCACAAGTATTCACAGAACTGCAAAAACATGCCCTTTTACAAAATGCTGCACATACTGCTAGGAGGCATGACTGACAAGCAGGCAACTATCTAGAGCCTTAGTGAAAGAAACTTAACTGACATCCAGCCCTGCTTTTTCAAATCTCTGCATAATTAATTTGTCTCATGCTAAAAATGAATTTAGCAGCAAATCGTtaagaatgaataaataaaaagtacagGTAGTCGATTCAGCTTTGTAATTAGAGATTTGCTTCAGGTTAAGGTGGAATTAGGTATTTATTGTTGTGTCATGGTTCCCTGAATTGTTGATATATACTTAAAAATCAGTAAGTGAATTATGTTAAAAGGACAAAGTCTTTCTCTGAAAAAGGTAATAAGGGTGtttaaaaagttctttttttttatttttttaatgaaaatctgcATTGAAATTTAATTTGACAGTGACTTCAGTACTCACTCCTGAGTAATTTTTGGAGGGAATTATTTGATTTGTGCTTCTGGAGTGTTTTCTTACAGGCAGCTTTTCCTTTGATGCAACATGAGTAAGTACAGTtagcagtgaagctgtgaaggcCATTATTGATCACATAATCTTAAGAATTGCTGACACTTAGTACCGAATATACCAGtgagatgtatttattttgtaagtCTCAGTAAGAAGGAGAGGTAGACTAATCAGTTGCTTATGTCATGCCCCGTGGAGTTTGTGTTTGTGCTCCAAGTCCCCTCTTTGGCAGCAgaacattattaaaaatgttatctttttgTAGGTGTGGGAACTGACAGCTAACAATGTGATCATGGTCTCTGCTATTGGCAATGATGGCCCATTGTATGGGTAAGTTTCAGAGATCaccttaaagaaaagcaagtatgatgttttggttttgaaagtAGTTGTGCTTGGATTGGAgggtattttcttctcttttttgctgtaatgtatttatagaaagtGACCTAAGTTAGACATCGTCCTCTGTCTCATCATTTGCCTTAGAGTACATTTTTGAATTAGGTGACTATTTTTTTACTCAGACAGTGAAAAGTTAGGAAAGGAATGACAGAACTTCGACTGATACTGCTACACTAGTATAAGCAGACATCTTTGAGTACACATAAGGCTTAAAGAACACAGAATGCTCAAGCCAGAATGCTTTGCAtagtatttctaaaataaatgccTAAAATCAGATTTTGTTGTGTCTGGAAGAAAAGTGGTTTGGTAGTGTAAGTTCTGGAGTTATTAAGTGCTTGAAAAGTTGCTTTTAGCTGTAGAACATAACAATATCAGGTAGGACCAAAATTTGTTTCTGTGCGGGTTAGAAAGAATGGCTGAAAAAAATTTGATGacagtgtttctgttttcagtacaaATTTATGGCTTTAATGGTAATCTTagctttttttcattattgttgTCTTGCTAACTCCCAACTTGTAGGACTCTCAATAACCCTGCTGATCAGATGGATGTTATTGGAGTAGGTGGCATTGACTTCGAAGATAACATAGCTCGCTTTTCATCTAGGGGAATGACCACTTGGGTAAGATATTTGAACGGAGGCCAGCCACTTTTGTAGCTAgattaaagatttttaaaaggaagcCTTTTTCAGAGAGGTAATATCATGCAGCTGATGTTTGTGGCATAAACAGTGATAAAAAATTTCATGGGATATCAGAATTGTAAGAGATTGATGAAAGACCTGAAGCAAGAAGCCTTATACTCATCATTTATCATTAAAGTTGACCACTTTTGACATTCTTGTTATATTTGTAAAATGCCAAGTATTGTTTGAATTACAGTGCCTGCTCCTGTCCTTCGTTTAATAGAAGAATCTTAGCCTTTCCAGATGCAATATGTAATGCTGTGCATATTTGATATCCTTTCAGTTTGCATTGACTGTTGAACTGAGGTTCATGTACTGCACATGTGATTTCATATGAGATTGCATTGTGATCTTAATTGAAgactctgtattttttttctttgtgctgcttCTCATTAGCTGGTAGCAGAGGGGTTACTGTTTTGTCAGTAGTTTCATGCTTAACTTAGCGGAGTGTTTGTTGATCCTTTCCTGGATTGATCATACCTTTTCTGGGTTGATATGCTGAGGAGTTGCTGTAAATGGTTTGAGTCCTTCTTTAGGTTTTACTATGATGCTGAACCCTAGCTGATTAgtgataattttatttctgaattatttgcATTAGTTAGTTTAAATACTTAAATGAAACAGCCAGTGTTCATTGTGTATCAGGACACCTATCcatccattttctttcacaggAGCTGCCTGGAGGTTATGGTAGAGTGAAGCCTGATATTGTTACCTATGGCTCTGGAGTGAGAGGTTCTGGTATGAAAGGTGGATGCCGCTCTCTTTCTGGGACAAGTGTAGCATCTCCTGTAGTGGCGGGTGCTGTCACGTTATTAGTAAGGTAAGCCTTTAGTAATAGCCCCTCACAAGATACAGATGCAGGAGGGCCATAAGAAACTCTTAAGGGGCCCcaccaaatgaaaataaattgtatttacaTGTAGGAAAACAAACTCAAGGGATAGAATTTGTGTTCTTCTGTCCAAGACATTATTGTGTCTGACTGGTTCTAACTTCCCTGGGAAAAACCTGAGGACTGTTTTGATTAGTTAGGTATTTGAAAATGTAGCTACGGAGAACAGTGCAAAGTAATTTTGTTAAATGTTTAATGATATTTAgttgcttttgtcttttgtgtTGTAAAAGAACAGCTGTTCAGGATAGGCACCTGTAGCTGATAACTATCTGAATACCTGTTTTATAGTATGTAGGGATTTTATGATTATTACCTAGTTGTGTAATTCACCTACTGCAAACGGAAGAGTTTGAAAGGAAGGTAGGAGTTAGaagtttctgctttgtgtttgtcACTGTTGCTACTTAAGGAtaataaatttaatttgaaaaaatctCTGTCCAAAATTCAAGGTAACCATATTCCTATGTAGAATTGTGCAGTTTTCGTTGGACGGCAAAGCTATCCCCCCCCACAAGCTATGCAGCAGAAGATCGCAGTGTGTTACAAGGGCTTGGATTTTCAGAATCTTTTACTTAGCATATATAAGTATTACCTGGTAGAGAAGTGTCATAAAATTGTCACTCCTGTTTCCATCTTCAACTGTTACAGGGAGAAATCAAGTAGATGTTGTACGCAgcaatgtaatttttatttgcattttctttaaatgaaacaaaatgttaagGCAAAACATAGACAAGACTAGCTAGAAACTAGAATGAAGGCCACCTAAAGTGACCCATTGTTTCCCATTTCAGCACAGTTCAGAAGCGTGAAATGGTGAATCCAGCAAGTATGAAGCAGGCACTTATTGCATCAGCACGTAGACTTCCTGGAGTCAACATGTTTGAACAAGGACATGGCAAGTTGGATCTTCTGAGAGCTTATCAGATCCTCAACAGCTATAAACCACAGGCCAGGTTAATTTTAATCCTCAATTAATCAACAGTACACTATAATCTGCTATATTTCTTTAAGAGAGCAGATGATGTGCATGTAATACAGTTGAGCAATCTGTGCTTATGCAACAAAGTGAACTTGTATAGATCTTGCATAATCAGGAAGCATGAATTTTGACAGGAGAGGCGATgaaaaaacactgtattttctaCCGATGTTAGAGCAGTGTAGGAGCTTGAAGTCTCAGAGCTAAATTTACTTTCCTTTCTAGGCTCAGTTGAACTCTCTGGTGTTATTCATAATACAACCTAGAGCAAAGCGGAACAGTAGTTACATCTTAGTTTTCCAGAGGATCATTCTCACTGTGCTGAAaagtttcttttgctttgtaggaagaaaaaaaaacaaatataaaacagaACGCtctgaaatctttaaaaaaaaaaaaaaagaaggggggggggggggggaagggaagattATTGGACAAATTTGAGAAGTGAGATGAGTACTTGATAGAGTAGCTAGAGTAGCTGTGACTGGCATGTTTTATCGGTAATTTTCTCATGTGTCAGTTTTGTGTAGTGGCTTGTACTTCTacttgttgttgtttgttcttttcttttgttaaatttTACCTCCTCTATCCTTCCTGTAGTTTGAGTCCAAGCTATATTGACTTGACGGAATGTCCCTACATGTGGCCTTATTGTTCTCAGCCCATATATTATGGAGGCATGCCAACCATTGTTAATGTTACTATTCTTAATGGTATGGGAGTCACTGGGAGAATTATAGACAAGGTAAGACTAAACATTCTTCCAAGACCTGACTGTGTTCATAAAAGCTTTCTAGAAAGGACTACTTCAGCTAATAAATTTGATAGAACATACAAACATTTGTAGTGGTGAGCGCAGGAGATGCACAGTGTTTGGTTTTAAAGGATGCACCCAGACTAGATTTGTCCCCATGAGCTATCTGCAGGTTTTCCACCAGTGCACTGCTTTCAGGGGCGTGTAGTGTTTTGTCAGTCAAAACTGGTTTTACAAAGACAGATACTTAGAGATTTCTTTATATTCTCTGCTAGCATTTAAGttcttctggatttttttgtgAGCATAAGAAATCTCTGATGTTACAAATTGTGACTCTTTACTTGGGTCAAAATGACCTGAATGCATTGACTTCTTAAAGTCTGCTGCAAAATATGTTGCTTTATGCCAGTAATGTTGAATTTGTTGATTGACTAcggagaattttttttttaagagtaaacATAAAACAGATGCATGAACTAGGAAAGTCTTCTATCCCAACACTCTAGCCAGTGTAAATGAGCTTAATTTCAACATCTTATTGTGAATCCTAAGGTCGGTTTTAGATTTAAACTTAAGAGTATCGAAGCTCGTATAACTAGCTGATGGTAATGCTTAGACACAGCCAGTGTAATCAGCCTGTCTCTTACATCCATAACCATTTTTGTTATAGACAGAAAATTTCATGTCTCTGCCAATATTTTTTTGTACAGGACCCCAAAATGTTAAACTGGGAGCACTCTGTGTGCTTTTCATAGATCTTCCTCAGGTCCTTCCTCTGGGAAGTCTACACTCTGGATCATTAAGGCTGTCATGATTGGGTTGGTTCACTGTCACAACACATGTTTTGGGCTTTATGTACATTTTGAAATTTGGCATAATCTTCAGAAGAATAAGATTTGATGATTCTGACTGCAGATACTATTTTACCAACATTTGGTGTTCTTCCTTTCACAGCCAGACTGGCAACCCTATCTCCCACAAAATGGGGATAACATTGAAGTGGCTTTCTCCTATTCCCCTGTGTTATGGCCTTGGTCCGGATACTTGGCAATTTCTATCTCTGtagcaaagaaagcagcatcTTGGGAAGGCATTGCTCAAGGTCATGTTATGATCACAGTATCATCCCctgcagaaaataaagttagttctattttggtttttttttggtggggagTGGAAAGGGGTTGAGGtgaaggggggggaggggatgagGATGgtggttttaattaaaattcctTCACTACAAACCCTTACTTGTATGGGGCATCTCTGGTCATGTAATGTGAAGCATAAGTTAGATAGTAGTCAAAGCATTGAAAAGTACAAATAATAATTCTTATAACTGAATGCAAGATTGACCTTTGAATTGAATATGCTTTAGTATTAGAAAACCTGTCTGTGagatttgcatttatttattatgaattCTGAGTaatgtgttttgaaaaagaGATGACTTAAATATCATTTTCTCAGAACCCTAGTTAACTGTTCCTGAGAGGACTTTAAGATTTTGGACAGTTTAACCAAATTACAGTTGTAGCATATTTAAAGTATTTAGTGTTCTGagtggaaataaaagcagttgaGTGTAGAAAATGTATTAAGGTGATTTAAGGCAGAAGTAATCTCTTGTTCTCCTTAGTTGGTGGTACTTGAGTGAAAATACAGTAGATACCTCCATTTTTCCAGTCTCTTACAATCCACAGTTGGTGAACGTTTCTgtagggaaaaataatttcacagtgGTTTGTTCTGTCCTTCAGTCTAAGAATGGTGCAGAGCAGACTTCGACGGTGAAGCTGCCAATAAAAGTGAAGATTATTCCTACTCCACCTCGTAGTAAGCGAGTCCTTTGGGATCAATATCATAATCTCCGTTATCCACCAGGATACTTCCCCAGGGATAATTTGAGGATGAAGAATGATCCATTAGATTGGTATTTATCTCAGGTTCTACTAAATCAATATTTCTTGATTACATGTTAATGATATGTAATAATGTTACTGAGTGCCAGAGAGTACTGACCTTATTCATTGTGGCATGGAATTTTCTGATAAATCCACGAACAACTCTTAGCTTCtgcatgctttttctttgtgcagttttttctttttgttactgCTCTCTGTGGTTTtgattcatttaaaatgaaaagctttttaaacGTTTAGGATGcaggtttttttgctttcatggtgtaatttttttcccttatgcCATGATTTCTCCCAGGGAATTGAGGGGAACACTTAATTTAGCCACTTTGGCATTCACTTACCAAAATAAAGAGGGGCTGACTTACAGTCTTTCATGGATGGAAAGGGAAAGCATCCAAACATACAAATAATGTATAAATGTAGATTAATTGGATCAGTTTACGAGACTTCCTTTGTGAAGCTGTTTGGAACATGGAGGTAGGACAAGTAGAGTGGAACTTCCCTCCTGAGTTCTAGCAATTACAGGGCATCCTGTGTGTTCCCTCTCAGCTAATAGTTAAAGCTGTTCTTACAGACTCTTCAGCAAGGATGAAATCCTGTGAAAGATATATGATTTTAATGCAGCACTGTTCCTATGGGATGTGGTGCAAACATACAGAACTGTGCTTTTTAAGGGACATTCTCAGTTTCTAACTTTGTGTTATTACCTCTGTAGCACTTGGAACCAGTGttagttaggaaaaaaattgcaagagGAGATGGTGCTTGGGAAACCGCAGGTTATCccttgaacaacaacaaaaaaagtcctTTTAGAAAAGGTACTAGGAAATAATCTGTAATTAGAGGATTTAAATCAGGTTTCTGCATACCAAATTTGAATGTCTtcaacagttttcttctgtcttttcctaaGGAATGGTGACCACATCCACACAAACTTCAGGGACATGTATCAGCACCTAAGAAGTATGGGTTACTTTGTTGAGGTTCTTGGTTCCCCGTTTACATGTTTCGATGCGAGTCAGTATGGTAAGCATGTGTTTGTTATATGCTAATGCTATATGCGGTGTTGCTGCAGAGGCTTACTTGGGAGTCTAGTGAATTAGTACAGTTCTCTATCGTTATCTTGAAAAAATGAGGAGAGAAGCCCTCTGTTTTCAGTTCCGTGACGGCAGAACTGTTTTCCAAAAGATTTTTGCATAGTCAAAATGAAGCATGGGTGAATTATAGACTCAAAATGAGAatgtctgttctgt
The sequence above is drawn from the Gallus gallus isolate bGalGal1 chromosome 11, bGalGal1.mat.broiler.GRCg7b, whole genome shotgun sequence genome and encodes:
- the MBTPS1 gene encoding membrane-bound transcription factor site-1 protease gives rise to the protein MKPVSSMTMKFANIWFVLVVILLCGKKHFSTRLGNSSHEAHVCPGCSRLTLKVEFTSAVVEHEYIVAFNGYFTAKARSKFISSALKSSDIENWRIVPRNNPASDYPSDFEVIQINEKQKDGVLTLEDHPNIKRVTPQRKVFRSLKYSDSDPTLHCNETRWTQKWQSSRPLRRASLSLGSGFWHATGRHSSRRLLRAIPRQVAQTLQADVLWQMGYTGAGVRVAVFDTGLSEKHPHFKNVKERTNWTNERTLDDGLGHGTFVAGVIASMRECQGFAPNAELHIFRVFTNNQVSYTSWFLDAFNYAILKKIDVLNLSIGGPDFMDHPFVDKVWELTANNVIMVSAIGNDGPLYGTLNNPADQMDVIGVGGIDFEDNIARFSSRGMTTWELPGGYGRVKPDIVTYGSGVRGSGMKGGCRSLSGTSVASPVVAGAVTLLVSTVQKREMVNPASMKQALIASARRLPGVNMFEQGHGKLDLLRAYQILNSYKPQASLSPSYIDLTECPYMWPYCSQPIYYGGMPTIVNVTILNGMGVTGRIIDKPDWQPYLPQNGDNIEVAFSYSPVLWPWSGYLAISISVAKKAASWEGIAQGHVMITVSSPAENKSKNGAEQTSTVKLPIKVKIIPTPPRSKRVLWDQYHNLRYPPGYFPRDNLRMKNDPLDWNGDHIHTNFRDMYQHLRSMGYFVEVLGSPFTCFDASQYGTLLMVDSEEEYFPEEITKLRRDVDNGLSLIVFSDWYNTSVMRKVKFYDENTRQWWMPDTGGANIPALNDLLSVWNMAFSDGLYEGDFTMASHEMNYASGCSIAKFPEDGIVIAQTFKDQGLEVLKQETAVIENVPILGLYQVPSEGGGRIVLYGDSNCLDDSHRQKDCFWLLDSLLQYTSYGVMPPSLSHSENRQRPPSGEGCPLPERMEGNHLHRYSKVLEAHLGDPKPRSLPACPHLSWAKPQPLNETAPSNLWKHQKLLSIDLDKVALPSFRQNRPQVRPLSPGESGAWDIPGGIMPGRYNQDVGQTIPVFAFLGAMVVLAFFVVQINKAKSRPKRRKPRVKRPQLMQQVHPPKTPSV